In Sphingobacterium sp. SYP-B4668, the sequence CTAGGAAAGCAGCTTTTCGAAAGCTCTACGCGCCCCGCCCCTGAAATAGACTTCTCCGCAATAACGATACTCTAACTTATCCAGAATACGCAACATACCCACATTGTCATAATTGGTATCCACTCGAATGCTAAAGACAGATTCTGCTCGGGCTATCTGCTCTATTTCGCTCATTACGAATGTTGCTCCCCCCTTTGTTTTAATGTCCTGAGCCACCGCCAATCGATGTATCACTGCATAATCTTGATTACTTAACCACGTCCCCTCAATAATTTCATAGGCAGGTTCGACATCAAATATAATGGCAACATAAGCTATAATTTGTTCATCTAGCAACAAAACATATCCATATGCTTTATTAATATCATTTTCGATAACTTCAAGATTGGGATAGCCATCTTGCCATTGAGCACTACCATCTGCTTTACGCAATTGAATAGCCTGCTGTAATATCTCCCAAATTCTTTGCTTATCCCCAGTACATGCTTTTCTCAATAAAAAATCGTTTATCATTTCCATTTCACTTAATATTCATAAAAATACAATTTTGATTGAAAACTAACCATTAGTAAGCAAAACTGCTGTCTATAAATCTCGATTTTCTTGCTCTAAAAACTTTTACGTCAATGATTTGATTTTTTATGACTTATAATTCGAAAAATAACATGATTTTTATACTTTGCCAAAGCAGTAATGCTGCAGATAAAATTAATATGAAGCGCACGTTATTCAAGTTAAAGTCCAACTCAGTTATCACACTCCTTATACTTGCATTATATCCAATATATGGCTTTGGACAATCCGCCTTGGAAGATGTTGCAAAGCAGTACAGTAGTGCTACATTCGAAAGTAGTGAAAAAGTCATGCTAGCAGGAAAGTATGCTCAAGCCCTTTTTTTCAACAATAGGCAAGATGAAGCCTATGAGCTGTTGACCTACAACATTGCTATCGCAAAAAGAAAAAAAGATGGTCAATATGCTGCCTATCTCTCCGCCATAGCCGCAATGAATAGTCTTATCTTGGATGAAGGTGAAAAATCTCAGCAATATATTCAACAAGCGAAGCACTATGTGACACTGACAGACAACATGTCTATAAAGGGATATGTCAATTATTGTATCGGATGGTTACAAGTGCGAGATGGTCAAGAAGCTCGAGCTGTGCAAAGTTTCCAACATGCATTGAACGATTTGGAGCGAGCGCCTATTTCAGAGACGACGCTTTCCAGAAAAGTAGCCGTTTATAAGGAACTCTGCGCCATATATTCCAATTGGAAAGAATTTCCTTTGCAACAAAAATATGCGGAACTGAGCCTAGATGTAGCGAAGAGTAGAAAAGACCCAATGGCCCTTTTCGATGCCTACATGCTGATGGGATACATGCACGAACGACAGTACAGAGAAAATAAATCGGATAAAAACATATTACAAGGAGCTGAGCGTTACTATCTCGAAGCCATACGTACGTACGAGTCCAACAGCAACAAAATGGTAATACCGTCAGACCTTTCATTTGTCGCCGTCAACCTAGCCAACCTTTATATGGAATTCTTTCCAGATAGCCACAAATCTAAAGCACTGAAATATGCCCAAATGGCCATGGATATCGGAAAAGAAACCCACCAATACGACCATGTGGCATCCGCGTATGGAATCCTCTCCGAATATAGTCTTAAAGAAAATGACCAAGATCAAGCCAAGACATATTTGCTGGCCTCACTATCGGCTATCATGAATCAACCAATAGTAGACCAAGGTCTATCGATGAATCTCTTCCAAAAGCTCTCCGAAATTTATGAGGATGAGGAGGATTACAAACAAGCTATCCACTATTACAAACAATATCTACGTGTATTTGAAGAGGTATATAATTCAGAGAAAATGCTCCAAGGAAAACGTTTGGAAGAACAATTCGAGAAAGAAAGGCAGAAACAACTGATGAAGCAGCTCCAATTAGAGGGTGAAAAAAAACAACAGCAACTTTCTCTGATGCAAGCCCTTTCAGGTCAACAGACCCAGCTATTGGAGAATATGAGACTAAACGAAAAAAACCAACAACAACAGCTTGAATTCGTTCAATTGGAGGCAGAAAAAAAGGGCCAGGAGCTGAAGCTTTCCCGACTCGAAACACTCAAGCGAGCCAACGAGCTTTTTGCTTCCAAGCAACAATTAGATTATAAATCTAAAATCAATACATTCTACTTTTTAACAATTTGTGCCACGCTAATTAGTGCAATACTCCTATTCTATGCATATAGACAACGCTCGAAAACATTGAAACAAAAAGAAAGCCTCCATGAGCTGGAAATGGAACAAGAAAAACAAAACAGTAAAATATCAAATCTGACGGCCATGCTAGAAGGCCAAGAAAACGAACGATCAAGGCTAGCGAGAGACCTACACGATGGTTTGGGTGGACTTCTTTCAGGAACGAAAATATGCCTATCCAATGTCAACCACCGCACGAATCCAAAAGAAATCCAAATACAACTTGACAAATCACTTAATCAGATAGACTTTGCTGTTCACGAATTAAGGAGGGTAGCACACAACTTAATGCCTGAATTGCTACTGAAATATGGCCTTCAAGAGACCATCCAAGAATATGTCAACAGAATGTCAAGCGAAAGACTAGAAGTCTCAGCACAATTTGTAAATCTCAAAACCGAATTGCCACATGACAAACAAATTCTTGTATATAGGATTATACAAGAATTGGTCAACAATGCTTTGAAACATGCGAATGCTCACCAAATTATAGTTCAACTGGCTGAAAATGACCAACACATTTTCGTCACTGTGGAAGACGATGGAGATGGGTTTGCCACTGAAATCTTGGATCAAAAAAAATCAGCAGGCATACATAATGTAAAAACACGACTGTCTTTATTAAATGGGCAATTAAATATCCAAACACAAGAAAAAGTGGGAACCACGATAGAATTCGATTTCCCTGTAGATGCTAAAATATAAGATATGATTAAGATAATGATTACCGACGACCACCCAATGGTGGTCGAAGGTCTAAAAAATGCACTGACAATCGAGGAAGATTTCGAAATAATAGACTGTTTCACAGACGGAGCTTCAACTTTCGAAGGCTTAGTCCACACGACACCTGACATCTTGATTTTAGATATCAACCTTCCTGACATCAATAGTGTCGAACATGTTGCTAAATTAAAGGCACTACACCCCGACATGAAAATTATAGCCTTAAGTGTACATAATGAATATGCCGTAATCAATAGTATTCTATCCGAGGGAGCATCGGGATATATTCAGAAAAATGCTGCAGGTCACGAAATTATTGCAGGTATCCATCAAGTCTATCTGGGCAAAAAATTCTTATGCTCCCAAACGCGACAAGTAATCGAAAAAAAGACGAGTGACGAACTGAGAAGTGTGCCTAAAATAACGAGAAGAGAAAAGGAAATATTGCAAGCGGCCGCTAAAGGATTGACAACACCTCAAATAGCAGATTTACTTTTTATAAGTCCACACACGGTTGAAAGTCATCGTAAAAATCTTATCGAGAAATTTAAAGTAAAAAACTTGACTTCAGTCATTAAGCTAGCACTTGAGTACGGATTGGTTAGGGAATAGCCGCCGCTCTAGATCAAAATCACTGGTTTGGGGGATATATTATTGGATTCAGCCCAATTAACTTTGTTATAACTAAATAATAGGTAGTAAATCGTTAATTAACAAAAAATGAAAAAAATTATTTCCAAAACCTTCGTTATCCTTCCCCTCCTCATCATGATTGCTTGCGGGACGAAAAAAGATCCAATTCAATACAATAACGACCTGATGACTGTAATTAATGGCAGCGAAAAACACATTACCGATATGAATACTGCAATGCAGTCTAATAATTACGAACAAGCAGAAAAAGTGCAAAAGGAGTGGTATGATTCGGTAAGCAAAGACATCAAAAAAGTCGAAGATATTGGCGATTTCAATGGAGATGCCAATTTGCAGAATGCAATATTAACTGGATTAAAAGGCTATAAGAAAATCGTAGAAGACGATTACCCAAAATTGATTGAACTACGTAAAAATAAAGTAGAGAATCCAGCCAATGAAGAAAAACTATTAAATAATATCAATCAAGCATTTGAAGTAATGGCAAATGGAGTGAATAAGGCCTCCAGTAAGTTTGAAAAAGATTATGCAAAATAGACAAGCCTAATAATTATTCAAGAGGTTTTTAAAAAGCATTTATTCAAATAAAAAGCCTAACACCGGGGAGATGTTAGGCTTTTTTTAACCAATTATTAACCTAAATTATGAATATATTATCAATCAATATACGTGCCAAAATTTATAATATTATCATTTCCAATATATGAGTTGGGCTTCCGTAGTAAAATTTCCCAAAACCTTTTACCCACATATACTTCCTAGAATAACCATCAACCAAACTAAGTCTATATAACTTTAAAAAACAGCTATTTCTATTTTACCTGTTTATAGAGCAAATAGAAAATCGAGCTGATACAAGCTAAAATAACTATTCCAAAAAATGTCAACATAACCATCATATTTTTTATTTTTTTTGCAAAAATAGCAATATATGAACATGAAAGTTAATAAACCCGCGCTGAAACCTGTAGGATTTAAACTACAATACCGATTTATACAAACTAAAACAATAAAAACAACTACAAAAACCGATATTTTATCATCTTACAGTCCCTCTCCTCCCTTTTGTCATTACACTCGGCCTGTCATCTGACTATACTAATTACGAGTTGGAATTGAGAAAATAAGTGTTCGAAACATAAAAAAATAATGGCCCCGAATCGGGACCATTTCATCATCACAATGCTTTGACAGAGCTATTATAAAAATCATAGAGCTGACCTATATCACCGGAACAAAGAATTGGCATGGCTTGTCGTATATGCTCTTCCTTCCATGAGCACCAATTCATCTCCAACAACTTCTCTATATCCTCATCGTAAAATCTTTGCTTGATACACCTAGCTGGATTACCTCCAACAATACAATAAGGCGCCACGTCCTTAGTGACCAATGCCCGACTTCCAATCACAGCCCCGTCACCTATGGTTATGCCCGGCATAATCATGGCCTCACTACCAATCCACACATCATTTCCCACAACTGTGTTACCTGCAGTTAAAAATCCATTTTCACTTTCTTCAAAACAGGGGGTATCGGACATATAAAAAAATGGGAAACTAGAAATCCAGTCGTAACGATGGCCTTGATTGCCTGCCATAATAAAACTTGCTCCGCTTCCTATAGAACAAAAATCCCCAATAATCAATTTGTCCACATCATTACGGTCCGGAAACAAGTAACGAGCGCAATCATCAAATGAATGCCCATGATAGTACCCCGAATAATATGAATATCTACCTACAATAATATTAGGATTGGTAACTTGGTTTTGGAGTGTAATGCCTTTGAAAGGACTTTCGAAAAAATTATTCATGTTTAACTAGACTTAAATATATAACAAACAAAGCCTTCTCCATTAGGTCAGAAGAGAAGGCCACTAAACCCATCAGGTATTTAATATTATATCAAGCTAGCTATACTGCTATTTCCATACTCCAAAAATAACAACAAATATACTGATATGCAAACCCTTAGAAAGTTCCATCCCGCGATAAGATTAGCACCAAATAGGACGACTTAAATACCTTTACAGCGCGTAAACAACAAACATATACAATCATCCATATATACAATTATCAGTCAACAATGGTGGAAGAATGGGCGAGTGCCGTTGAAAAAAACATCTCATTTTAATTAATGACAATAAAATGTTAATAATTAAAATCAAAAACATGAACTTTGCTTAACAGTGTTAAATCATTTATTATATAAAATCAATGGGTAGTAAAGAGCGGATACAGCGTTTGAAAGAGGATAATAGAAATAGAATCCTCGAAGCCTCCCTTCAAATTGTGAAAGAAGAGGGATGGCAGGCGTTGAGTATGCGCAAAATTGCTGATATCATCGAATACACCGCCCCGATGATTTATGAATATTTCGCCAATAAAGAGGCTATTTTAACAGAGCTTGCCAATCAGGGATACCTACTACTATCCAAAAAAGTAAAGGAAGCAAAATCTGGAGAACATATTGCTGAAAAACAACTTGAAGCTATGTGGTTTGGATATTGGGATTTCGCTTTTGAAGAACGTGAACTCTATCAACTGATGTTTGGCGTGGGTACGGCATGCTGCGGATTTGAAAAAACCTATAAATGCGCAGAATCCCATGGCAAACTAATTAGCGATGTGATTCGGGAAATAATGAAACATCAAAAGCCCACAGAAGATTTAATTTGCAGAAAATATTTCACCTATTGGTCGATTATACATGGATTGATTTCTATCAACCTGGTGAATCAAGGAAATGGAGACATTACTAATCAGGAGGTGCTCAAGGATGCCATATATGGAATCACGAGGTCACTAACCGACTGATTTTTTTTGAATAAAATAAAACATAGTTATATTATTTAACACCGTTAAATTACCCCAAACTACACACATATATATAATAATTATTACTAAATGAAAACATCTCCCCTTAATGATTTTACTAAAATTCTAGGCCTAGAATTTAACACTGTTAAATATTTTAATCATGTTAAAATACTTTATTTTTTTTCAGCGGTATTGTTGTATGGATGCTCCACAGGCACCAGTAAACCGGTAACCCCACCACCTCCTAGTCTACCAATAATGACCATCAATGCCAGTGACCAGAATGTATATCAAGAATATCCAGCTGCCATCGAGGCATCGGCGAATATCGAAATCAGGCCCCAGGTAGATGGTACCCTTGAACATATCTACATAGATGAAGGCGCAAGAGTCAACAAAGGACAATTGCTTTTCAAAATAAACGACCGTCCCTATCAAGAGCAATTGAATCAAGCAAAAGCCAACTTAGAGGCCGCTCAAGCGACCTTGGATAATGCGGAATTGGAAGTCGATAAAAAAACACGTTTAGTAAATAATAAAGTCCTAACCGAATTTCAGCTGCAAACTGCGATTAGCAATAGAAATGCAGCCAAGGCTAGCGTACAACAGGCTCTATCAGCAGTAGAATCGGCTAAAATAAATGTGGGGTATACCGCCATTAGAGCATCAGTCGATGGATATATCGGACGTTTGCAGAGAAAACAAGGAAGCTTGGTCGGCACAGCCGACCAACAAGCGCTCACAGAGCTCTCCAATGTAAAGGATTTGCACGTCTATTTTTCACTAAGTGAAAATGATTTCATAGCCTTCAAGAATAATGTCCAAGGAAACACGCTGGAGCAAAAACTAAAAAACTTACCTCCAGTATCATTAATATTATCAGACCAAAGTATCTACGAACATACAGGAAAAATTGATATGGTCGATGGTCAATTTGATAAAAATACCGGAGCCATAACATTGCGCGCTACATTTCCAAATCCAGAGGGTATACTTAGAAGTGGTAATACCGGAAAAATTAGAATCGAAAAAAAATATAATCAAACATTGCTTGTACCCCAAATGGCAACCCTAGAAATGCAGGATAAAATCTTTGTTTACACCGTCGATAGTAAAAACAAAGTTAGCCAGCAACCTATAGAAGTCCTTGGAAAAAGTGGAGCAAATTATTTGATAAAAAGCGGTGTAAGCCAAGGGGATAAAATCGTTCAAAAAGGAATCGATTTACTACAAGATGGACAAGTCATTACACCACAACCCTTAGCGCAAGATAGCATTAAATAATCACTATAACATTTAAAAACAATGCTCCAAAAATTTATAGAAAAACCTGTACTGGCTACTGTTATATCCATATTACTGGTCATACTCGGTATTATTGGGATTTTGAAACTCCCTTTACAGCAATTTCCCGACATTGCTCCTCCTGCAGTACAAGTGACAGCCCTGTATCCAGGCGCTAACGCCGAGACAGTACTCCGAGCGGTGGCTCCTTCTTTAGAAGAATCCATAAATGGGGTAGAAAACATGAGCTACATGAGCTCGACCGCCAGCAATGATGGATCATTGATGATAACCGTATATTTTAAACTAGGAACTGACCCTGACCAAGCAGCAGTAAATGTGCAAAATAGAGTTTCACAAGCTACGAGTCAACTTCCTACAGAGGTCATACAAGCAGGAATCACGACAGCAAAGCAGCAAAACAGCCTAATCATGGTGCTGGATCTGTATACAGAAGACGAAAGCAAATACGACCAAACATTTATCACCAACTATGCTCAAATTAATATAATACCCGAACTTAAACGTATCCCAGGAGTCGGACAAGCACTTCCTTTCGGTGGAAGTAAAGACTATTCTATGCGGGTATGGTTGGACCCAAATCAAATGGCAAGTTACAAACTGACTCCAGCAGAAGTGATGGCCGCCATTCAGGATAAAAACGTGGAGGCAGCACCAGGGAAATTTGGAGAGAGCAGTAAAGAGGCGTTCGAATTTGTTATTAAATACAAAGGAAAATTAAACCAACCTAGCGATTATGAAAACATAATCATCCGTTCAAATGTTGATGGGTCGATTCTCAGGCTTAAAGATGTAGCTCGCATTGAACTGGGATCTTATACCTATGCCAGTCACACTCGTATAGATGGAAAAGCTGGCTTGAATATTGGCGTTATGCAACTAGCAGGCTCGAATGCGAATGAAATTCAAATTGCCATTCAAGAATTCATGGAAAAAGCCTCCCTTAACTTTCCAAAAGGAGTCAAGTACCTCGTCCTTTACAATACTAAAGATGCATTAGATCAATCCATAGATCAAGTCAAACATACCCTTATTGAAGCTTTCCTTTTAGTCTTTTTAGTGGTTTTTCTCTTTCTCCAAGATTTTAGATCAACCTTGATACCCGCTATTGCAGTTCCGGTAGCTATCATTGGAACTTTCTTTTTTATGCAGCTTTTTGGCTTTTCAATCAATTTACTTACCTTATTTGCTTTGGTGCTGGCCATTGGCATTGTAGTGGATGATGCAATTGTGGTGGTGGAAGCAGTACATTCCAAAATGCAACACGCTCATCTACCTCCAAAATTAGCCACCACATCCGCCATGAGCGAGATTACAGGTGCAATAATCTCCATTACATTGGTCATGTCAGCCGTCTTTCTCCCTATTGGTTTTATGGAAGGATCCACGGGTGTATTTTATCGTCAATTTGCATTTACTTTAGCCATTGCCATTGTTATTTCAGCCATCAATGCATTGACACTGAGTCCTGCCCTCTGCGCTCTATTTCTTAAACCATCACATCATTCGGCCAATGAGGTAAAAAAAATAAGTTTTAAAGAAAAATTCTTCACAGGATTCAATGTCGGTTTTGATAGACTGACCAAAAATTACGTAGGTAGTCTCGGATTTCTCGTTCGACATAAATGGGTAGCCCTATCTGCCCTAGCTGTAATCCTCGTTTTGACACTGGTAATGATTCGCAAAACACCTACTGGATTTATTCCATCTGAAGACCAGGGTTTTATTGCCATATCACTTTCCATGCCGGCCGGTGCTTCACTTGACCGAACTTCCGAAGCGCTACGAGAGGCTGAAAAACAATTGCAAACAGCACCCTTCACAAAGACGTTAAATGTGTTGGCAGGTTTCAACATCTTGACCCAATCTACTAGCCCTTCTGCAGGTGTTGCTTTCATATTACTCAAATCCCATAAAGAGCGCGGCGATATCAAAGATATTAATGCTATCATGAGTGATGTTAATCAAAAACTAGCGAACATAAAAGGAGCAAATTTCTTTGTATTTACTTTCCCTACAGTCCCAGGATTTAGTAATGTTGACGGCTTAGATATGGTATTACAAGATCGCACTGGAGGTCAATTGAACAAATTCAGTGAAATAGGACAAGGCTTTATTGGACAATTAATGCGACGTCCCGAAATTCTAATGGCCTTTACTACATTCAAAGCAGACTATCCACAATATGAACTTCAGGTAGATGACATTAAGGCCGAACAACTAGGGGTCAATACAAAAGATATTCTACAGACGATGCAAGCGTATTTCGGCAGTGCACAAGCCTCAGATTTCAATAGGTTTGGAAAGTATTATCGTGTTATGGTCCAAGCAGATATCCCAAATCGTACCGAGCCTTCATCCATGGATGGTATCTATGTAAAAAATCGAAGCGGCGATATGGTCCCAATCAATACACTCGTTAAATTGGAACGAGTCTATGGCCCCGAGACCGCTTCACGTTATAATCTTTTCAATTCAATAGGAATAAATGCTATTCCTAAACCAGGATTTAGTTCCGGTGATGCCATTCGAGCTGTAGAGGAAGTAGCCAGCCAACATCTCCCTACAGGTTATACTTATGAATTTTCAGGAATGACCAAAGAGGAAATTGTATCAGGAGGTCAATCCACACTCATCTTTATCTTGTGTCTTATTTTCGTGTATTTCCTCTTAGCAGCACAATACGAAAGTTATATTATACCCCTAGCAGTCATTCTTTCCATTCCCACAGGAATATTTGGTGTATTCGCCGCAATCGGACTGACCGGTATTTCCAATAATATCTATGTACAAGTCGCCTTAGTCATGCTGATAGGTTTATTGGCTAAGAACGCCATCTTAATTGTAGAATTTGCAATTCAAGGCCGTAAGCGTGGAGACACCATTGCACATGCTGCCCTCGAAGCTGCCAAATTAAGATTACGCCCAATCATCATGACCTCTCTTGCATTCATTGTTGGTATGATACCCATGATGGGAGCGGTAGGTCCATCCGCCCAAGGGAATCACTCCATCAGTATCGCAGCTGCAGGAGGCATGTTATCTGGTGTTGTATTAGGGCTATTCATCATTCCGATACTCTTCATTATCTTTCAATATCTACATGAAAGCTTATCAGGGGGACCCGCTATGAAAAATGAAAATCAGGTCGTTTCAACGGAAACACGTACACCAGCAATCGCACAAGTTCACAATAATGCATAAATAGAGAGGGGCAAAAAAATCACACTCATGAATATAAAAATCAACATCGTTATCCTGTTATTTCTATCCACAATAGTCGTATTGTCTTGTCAAACCAAAAGGATAGAAAACAGCTTGCATCCCCCCTTTCCTGAACAATATAGAGGGAATGAAAAGATGGATTCTGCTACCAATCTAGCAGATGTTCCATGGCAGGACTTTTTTCACGACACTATTTTAAAGGAGCTCATCGATACGGCAATCCGTCAAAACATGGATATGCAGCTCGCTGTCAAAAATATTGAAGCATCACAATTGATGATACGACAAGCAAAAGCTGCATATTTACCAAGTTTGCAACTTCAAGTCAACGCCAATAGCACCAATCCCTCAAACAATAGCTTGAATGGCCTTAGTCTTGGCGAATTTTTGAAACAAAATCATATCGAAGACTATAATGCCGCGCTATCACTTTCCTGGGAAGCCGATATATGGGGTAAGATACGCAATCAAAATGCAGCAGCACTTGCCCGTTATCTCCAGACAGCTGAAGCTAAAAAAGCAGTCCAGACACAACTAGTTGCTCAGGTTGCCCAAGGCTACTACCAGTTGCTCATGCTTTACCAACTTCATGAGATCGCTATCCAGAATCTGAACCTCAGCGACAGCACCCTTCGCATAGTTCAACATCAGTATG encodes:
- a CDS encoding GNAT family N-acetyltransferase, which produces MEMINDFLLRKACTGDKQRIWEILQQAIQLRKADGSAQWQDGYPNLEVIENDINKAYGYVLLLDEQIIAYVAIIFDVEPAYEIIEGTWLSNQDYAVIHRLAVAQDIKTKGGATFVMSEIEQIARAESVFSIRVDTNYDNVGMLRILDKLEYRYCGEVYFRGGARRAFEKLLS
- a CDS encoding ATP-binding protein — encoded protein: MKRTLFKLKSNSVITLLILALYPIYGFGQSALEDVAKQYSSATFESSEKVMLAGKYAQALFFNNRQDEAYELLTYNIAIAKRKKDGQYAAYLSAIAAMNSLILDEGEKSQQYIQQAKHYVTLTDNMSIKGYVNYCIGWLQVRDGQEARAVQSFQHALNDLERAPISETTLSRKVAVYKELCAIYSNWKEFPLQQKYAELSLDVAKSRKDPMALFDAYMLMGYMHERQYRENKSDKNILQGAERYYLEAIRTYESNSNKMVIPSDLSFVAVNLANLYMEFFPDSHKSKALKYAQMAMDIGKETHQYDHVASAYGILSEYSLKENDQDQAKTYLLASLSAIMNQPIVDQGLSMNLFQKLSEIYEDEEDYKQAIHYYKQYLRVFEEVYNSEKMLQGKRLEEQFEKERQKQLMKQLQLEGEKKQQQLSLMQALSGQQTQLLENMRLNEKNQQQQLEFVQLEAEKKGQELKLSRLETLKRANELFASKQQLDYKSKINTFYFLTICATLISAILLFYAYRQRSKTLKQKESLHELEMEQEKQNSKISNLTAMLEGQENERSRLARDLHDGLGGLLSGTKICLSNVNHRTNPKEIQIQLDKSLNQIDFAVHELRRVAHNLMPELLLKYGLQETIQEYVNRMSSERLEVSAQFVNLKTELPHDKQILVYRIIQELVNNALKHANAHQIIVQLAENDQHIFVTVEDDGDGFATEILDQKKSAGIHNVKTRLSLLNGQLNIQTQEKVGTTIEFDFPVDAKI
- a CDS encoding response regulator — translated: MIKIMITDDHPMVVEGLKNALTIEEDFEIIDCFTDGASTFEGLVHTTPDILILDINLPDINSVEHVAKLKALHPDMKIIALSVHNEYAVINSILSEGASGYIQKNAAGHEIIAGIHQVYLGKKFLCSQTRQVIEKKTSDELRSVPKITRREKEILQAAAKGLTTPQIADLLFISPHTVESHRKNLIEKFKVKNLTSVIKLALEYGLVRE
- a CDS encoding LIC11966 family surface protein produces the protein MKKIISKTFVILPLLIMIACGTKKDPIQYNNDLMTVINGSEKHITDMNTAMQSNNYEQAEKVQKEWYDSVSKDIKKVEDIGDFNGDANLQNAILTGLKGYKKIVEDDYPKLIELRKNKVENPANEEKLLNNINQAFEVMANGVNKASSKFEKDYAK
- the catB gene encoding type B chloramphenicol O-acetyltransferase, whose product is MNNFFESPFKGITLQNQVTNPNIIVGRYSYYSGYYHGHSFDDCARYLFPDRNDVDKLIIGDFCSIGSGASFIMAGNQGHRYDWISSFPFFYMSDTPCFEESENGFLTAGNTVVGNDVWIGSEAMIMPGITIGDGAVIGSRALVTKDVAPYCIVGGNPARCIKQRFYDEDIEKLLEMNWCSWKEEHIRQAMPILCSGDIGQLYDFYNSSVKAL
- a CDS encoding TetR/AcrR family transcriptional regulator; its protein translation is MGSKERIQRLKEDNRNRILEASLQIVKEEGWQALSMRKIADIIEYTAPMIYEYFANKEAILTELANQGYLLLSKKVKEAKSGEHIAEKQLEAMWFGYWDFAFEERELYQLMFGVGTACCGFEKTYKCAESHGKLISDVIREIMKHQKPTEDLICRKYFTYWSIIHGLISINLVNQGNGDITNQEVLKDAIYGITRSLTD
- a CDS encoding efflux RND transporter periplasmic adaptor subunit; this encodes MKTSPLNDFTKILGLEFNTVKYFNHVKILYFFSAVLLYGCSTGTSKPVTPPPPSLPIMTINASDQNVYQEYPAAIEASANIEIRPQVDGTLEHIYIDEGARVNKGQLLFKINDRPYQEQLNQAKANLEAAQATLDNAELEVDKKTRLVNNKVLTEFQLQTAISNRNAAKASVQQALSAVESAKINVGYTAIRASVDGYIGRLQRKQGSLVGTADQQALTELSNVKDLHVYFSLSENDFIAFKNNVQGNTLEQKLKNLPPVSLILSDQSIYEHTGKIDMVDGQFDKNTGAITLRATFPNPEGILRSGNTGKIRIEKKYNQTLLVPQMATLEMQDKIFVYTVDSKNKVSQQPIEVLGKSGANYLIKSGVSQGDKIVQKGIDLLQDGQVITPQPLAQDSIK
- a CDS encoding efflux RND transporter permease subunit: MLQKFIEKPVLATVISILLVILGIIGILKLPLQQFPDIAPPAVQVTALYPGANAETVLRAVAPSLEESINGVENMSYMSSTASNDGSLMITVYFKLGTDPDQAAVNVQNRVSQATSQLPTEVIQAGITTAKQQNSLIMVLDLYTEDESKYDQTFITNYAQINIIPELKRIPGVGQALPFGGSKDYSMRVWLDPNQMASYKLTPAEVMAAIQDKNVEAAPGKFGESSKEAFEFVIKYKGKLNQPSDYENIIIRSNVDGSILRLKDVARIELGSYTYASHTRIDGKAGLNIGVMQLAGSNANEIQIAIQEFMEKASLNFPKGVKYLVLYNTKDALDQSIDQVKHTLIEAFLLVFLVVFLFLQDFRSTLIPAIAVPVAIIGTFFFMQLFGFSINLLTLFALVLAIGIVVDDAIVVVEAVHSKMQHAHLPPKLATTSAMSEITGAIISITLVMSAVFLPIGFMEGSTGVFYRQFAFTLAIAIVISAINALTLSPALCALFLKPSHHSANEVKKISFKEKFFTGFNVGFDRLTKNYVGSLGFLVRHKWVALSALAVILVLTLVMIRKTPTGFIPSEDQGFIAISLSMPAGASLDRTSEALREAEKQLQTAPFTKTLNVLAGFNILTQSTSPSAGVAFILLKSHKERGDIKDINAIMSDVNQKLANIKGANFFVFTFPTVPGFSNVDGLDMVLQDRTGGQLNKFSEIGQGFIGQLMRRPEILMAFTTFKADYPQYELQVDDIKAEQLGVNTKDILQTMQAYFGSAQASDFNRFGKYYRVMVQADIPNRTEPSSMDGIYVKNRSGDMVPINTLVKLERVYGPETASRYNLFNSIGINAIPKPGFSSGDAIRAVEEVASQHLPTGYTYEFSGMTKEEIVSGGQSTLIFILCLIFVYFLLAAQYESYIIPLAVILSIPTGIFGVFAAIGLTGISNNIYVQVALVMLIGLLAKNAILIVEFAIQGRKRGDTIAHAALEAAKLRLRPIIMTSLAFIVGMIPMMGAVGPSAQGNHSISIAAAGGMLSGVVLGLFIIPILFIIFQYLHESLSGGPAMKNENQVVSTETRTPAIAQVHNNA